The Paraburkholderia sabiae genome includes a region encoding these proteins:
- a CDS encoding efflux transporter outer membrane subunit, with protein MNTLVNLPVYAARIGTFALAAALCACTVGPDYKRPLADAPPTWHTDSYWRLAQPSHAPLAPEWWKTFGDGTLEQLETQALAQNQTLVAASAHYAQARATLANTRAQLIPEVDLSASAARERVSKNRPVTNYAVPNQSTVQNNLQLGPTINYDVDLFGRIRRDVEGAQASAEQSRDDLANARLVLTTDLATDYFSLRELDAEIDVLNRSVQLQQKALDYVTTEHDLGSVSGLDVLQQKSLLDQTRVQAQLLVTQREQFEHAIAALVAVPAPQFSIEPKVAEYPVPSIPLGLPSDLLQRRPDIASAERAMASANAQIGVAKAAFFPSLTLTPGIGWQSTEFANLLSAPSLMWSLGAALSQVVFDGGRRAANVDFANEGYQAAQANYRQAVLTAFQQVQDGITGLSVLDRAASQSHDAVADAQRLLSLANDRYSGGLVAYLDVITAQQSLLTSERQDVQIHGQQMTTSVALVKALGGGWDAQEVDTQHDAAAKDASNDTSVPHAPN; from the coding sequence GTGAATACGCTCGTGAATTTGCCTGTGTATGCCGCGCGAATCGGCACGTTCGCTCTGGCTGCGGCACTGTGCGCGTGCACGGTCGGCCCCGACTACAAGCGGCCGCTGGCGGATGCACCGCCCACATGGCACACCGATTCGTACTGGCGTCTCGCACAGCCGTCGCATGCGCCGCTTGCGCCCGAGTGGTGGAAGACATTCGGCGACGGCACGCTCGAACAACTGGAAACGCAGGCGCTCGCGCAAAACCAGACGCTTGTCGCTGCGAGCGCGCACTACGCGCAGGCGCGCGCCACGCTCGCCAACACGCGCGCGCAGCTGATTCCCGAAGTCGATCTGTCTGCATCGGCGGCGCGCGAGCGCGTGTCGAAGAACCGGCCCGTGACGAACTACGCGGTTCCGAACCAGTCGACGGTGCAAAACAATCTGCAGCTTGGTCCGACGATCAACTACGACGTCGATCTGTTCGGCCGCATCCGGCGCGATGTGGAAGGCGCGCAGGCGTCGGCGGAACAGTCGCGCGACGATCTCGCGAATGCGCGCCTCGTGCTGACCACCGATCTCGCCACCGACTATTTCTCGTTGCGCGAACTCGACGCCGAAATCGACGTGCTGAACCGCTCGGTGCAACTGCAACAGAAAGCGCTCGACTATGTAACGACGGAACACGATCTCGGCTCCGTATCGGGGCTCGACGTGTTGCAGCAAAAGTCGCTGCTTGATCAGACGCGCGTGCAGGCACAGCTTCTCGTCACGCAGCGCGAACAGTTCGAGCATGCGATCGCGGCGCTCGTCGCGGTGCCTGCACCGCAGTTTTCGATCGAACCGAAAGTGGCTGAATACCCCGTGCCTTCCATTCCGCTCGGTTTGCCGAGCGATCTGTTGCAACGCAGGCCGGACATTGCATCGGCGGAACGCGCGATGGCGTCGGCGAATGCGCAGATCGGTGTCGCCAAGGCCGCGTTCTTTCCGAGCCTGACGTTGACGCCGGGCATCGGCTGGCAAAGCACGGAATTCGCGAACCTGTTGAGTGCGCCGAGCCTGATGTGGTCGCTCGGTGCCGCGCTCAGTCAGGTCGTGTTCGACGGCGGGCGCCGCGCCGCGAATGTCGACTTCGCCAACGAGGGCTATCAGGCCGCGCAGGCCAATTATCGGCAGGCAGTGTTGACGGCGTTCCAGCAGGTGCAGGACGGGATTACGGGACTCTCAGTGCTCGACCGCGCCGCGTCGCAGTCGCACGATGCCGTCGCCGATGCGCAGCGGCTGCTGTCGCTTGCCAATGACCGCTATTCGGGCGGACTCGTCGCGTACCTCGACGTGATCACCGCGCAGCAATCGCTGCTGACGAGCGAGCGTCAGGATGTGCAGATTCACGGTCAGCAGATGACGACATCCGTTGCGCTCGTGAAGGCGCTCGGCGGCGGCTGGGACGCGCAGGAGGTGGATACGCAACATGACGCTGCTGCAAAAGATGCATCGAATGACACATCGGTCCCACACGCGCCGAACTGA